CCCGGTTCATTTCCTCGGTGCCCTTGGGCGCGCGGGCGGCTACTGCCTGGATAATTGCCTGGCGGGATACGACATTCGTCAGGCCCACCAACACACCCAGGGCTACCACATTGGCGGTGATGCTTTTCCCGCTGCTTTCCTGTGCCAGGCGGCTGATAGGCACCTTGATCGCCCGGCTGGAAGGGACACGGCCGACCTTCTCCTGGTCCACGATCAACAGGCCATCTTTTTTGAGGTTCCCGGCATATTTATCGCAAGCTTCCTGGCTCATGGCCACCAGCACATCAGCGATGATCACCTCAGGATGGTCAATTTCCGCTCCAGAAATCACCACTTCAGCCTTGCTGGCACCCCCACGCGCCTCTGGGCCGTAGCTCTGGGTTTGCGTGGCGTTTTTATTGTCAAAGATGGCCGCTGCTTCAGCCAGGATGATGCCTGCTAAAATCATGCCCTGACCACCCTCACCCGCCAGACGGATTTCCATTCGACTACCATGGTTTTTTGTTGCCACAAGTCACCTCCTCACGCCTTAACCCGTTTAGCGGTTTGCTCAGCCTGCACCCGCTGGATCAGCTCTTCGTAAAGCTGGGTGTATTCAGGTTTTTCGATATCGTGGATGACACCACGCACGATTTTCGCCTCACGCTCTTCGGGGGAAAGTTTTTCGGCGGCACTGGCTGAAACACTATTTTCCTTGAGCAGGCGCATCATGTCTACCGGTGAGCCCAGCTTATTCACCCGCCCAAAGGTGGTGTGGCAATAGCTGACAGCTTCCACCAGGCTGAAGCCATTCTTGCGGATAGCCTGTTCGAGGAAGCGATCCAGCTCAACAGCATGATAGACCGTACTGCGTGCTACATAAGTTGCCCCGGCAGCCTTCGCCAGCTCGCAAATCGGCATGGGAGGTTCCACGTTTCCGTACGGAGCTGTAGCAGCTCGAGCACCAATCGGTGTGGTCGGGCTGTACTGCCCACCAGTCATGCCGTAGATGGCATTATTGACCACAATCGCCGTTATGCCGATATTGCGGCGGGCGGCATGAATGAAATGGTTGCCCCCGATCGCCAGGGCATCGCCATCACCCATGATAGTGATCACCTTCATGGCAGGCCGGGCGATTTTTAACCCAGTGGCAAAAGCCAGGGCGCGACCATGCGTGGTGTGAATGGTATTGAAATCCATATAGACCGGCATGCGTCCCGTGCAGCCGATCCCCGATACCAGGGCGACGTCATCTTTTTCGATGCCAATCCGATCTATGGCGCGGATCAGTGCACTCATGACGATGCCGATCCCGCAGCCAGCGCA
Above is a genomic segment from Anaerolineales bacterium containing:
- a CDS encoding 2-oxoglutarate ferredoxin oxidoreductase subunit gamma (catalyzes the ferredoxin-dependent oxidative decarboxylation 2-oxoglutarate forming succinyl-CoA); this encodes MEIRLAGEGGQGMILAGIILAEAAAIFDNKNATQTQSYGPEARGGASKAEVVISGAEIDHPEVIIADVLVAMSQEACDKYAGNLKKDGLLIVDQEKVGRVPSSRAIKVPISRLAQESSGKSITANVVALGVLVGLTNVVSRQAIIQAVAARAPKGTEEMNRAALSAGFAAADLVGRKHPHKI
- a CDS encoding 2-oxoacid:ferredoxin oxidoreductase subunit beta, whose protein sequence is MPTHAEHTEYMYLRPTKKFPNVWCAGCGIGIVMSALIRAIDRIGIEKDDVALVSGIGCTGRMPVYMDFNTIHTTHGRALAFATGLKIARPAMKVITIMGDGDALAIGGNHFIHAARRNIGITAIVVNNAIYGMTGGQYSPTTPIGARAATAPYGNVEPPMPICELAKAAGATYVARSTVYHAVELDRFLEQAIRKNGFSLVEAVSYCHTTFGRVNKLGSPVDMMRLLKENSVSASAAEKLSPEEREAKIVRGVIHDIEKPEYTQLYEELIQRVQAEQTAKRVKA